In a genomic window of Melopsittacus undulatus isolate bMelUnd1 chromosome 1, bMelUnd1.mat.Z, whole genome shotgun sequence:
- the LOC115945640 gene encoding protein ZNF767-like isoform X2: MESRFLNLESRVADTEKNHLEREKTVVDFGNQLESRSPAVGTLLQEYGQFQQRLESMENLLKSGNLRILQLLPGSSSSR, translated from the exons ATGGAGTCGCGGTTCCTGAACTTGGAGAGCCGGGTGGCTGACACCGAGAAGAACCACTTGGAACGCGAGAAAACGGTGGTGGATTTTGGGAACCAGCTGGAGAGCAGGTCTCCAGCGGTAGGCACTCTGCTCCAGGAGTATGGGCAGTTCCAGCAGCGCCTGGAGAGCATGGAGAACCTCCTGAAGAGTGGGAACTTACGGATCTTGCAGCTGCTCCCGGGGTCAAG TTCCAGCAGATGA
- the LOC115945640 gene encoding protein ZNF767-like isoform X1 has translation MESRFLNLESRVADTEKNHLEREKTVVDFGNQLESRSPAVGTLLQEYGQFQQRLESMENLLKSGNLRILQLLPGSRLCNLQP, from the exons ATGGAGTCGCGGTTCCTGAACTTGGAGAGCCGGGTGGCTGACACCGAGAAGAACCACTTGGAACGCGAGAAAACGGTGGTGGATTTTGGGAACCAGCTGGAGAGCAGGTCTCCAGCGGTAGGCACTCTGCTCCAGGAGTATGGGCAGTTCCAGCAGCGCCTGGAGAGCATGGAGAACCTCCTGAAGAGTGGGAACTTACGGATCTTGCAGCTGCTCCCGGGGTCAAG ACTGTGCAATCTCCAACCATGA
- the LOC117435852 gene encoding zinc finger protein 674-like gives MASCQLCHQTHVEDRTHVATERFKQNQNAKARASVPAMDKVSSSPRCLKSNDANAICKPNLSAHPKGRPYKCSQCEAWFSQKKTLGSHKHMLSHWRRKILRCLYCAKRFTRSSSVVWRQRIHMGENPYTCNKCPKCFTQKEHLLQCERIHLHKRDSVPGMWKKQLRLF, from the coding sequence ATGGCTTCCTGTCAGCTGTGCCACCAGACCCATGTTGAAGACAGGACCCATGTGGCCACAGAGAGGTTCAAGCAGAACCAGAATGCCAAAGCCCGCGCCAGTGTCCCAGCCATGGACAAGGTGTCCAGCAGTCCCAGGTGCCTGAAAAGCAATGATGCCAATGCTATCTGCAAGCCAAATCTGAGTGCCCACCCAAAAGGAAGGCCCTACAAGTGCAGTCAGTGTGAGGCATGGTTCTCCCAGAAGAAAACCCTCGGCAGCCACAAGCATATGCTCTCACACTGGAGAAGAAAGATCCTTAGGTGCTTGTACTGTGCGAAGAGGTTCACCCGCTCCTCCAGTGTGGTCTGGCGTCAGAGGATCCACATGGGCGAGAATCCATACACATGCAACAAGTGCCCAAAATGCTTCACCCAGAAGGAACACCTCCTCCAGTGTGAGAGGATCCACCTGCACAAGAGGGACTCAGTGCCTGGCATGTGGAAGAAACAGCTACGCTTATTCTAG